A single window of Ferviditalea candida DNA harbors:
- the dnaB gene encoding replicative DNA helicase, with the protein MSGEMLFDRVPPQNAEAEQAVLGAILLDSQTLSTVMEVIRPEDFYRSSHQVIFEVMTELGEENEPVDLITVTARLKDKDRLEEIGGVSYLTNLANAVPTSANVEYYAQIVEEKSLLRRLIRTATQIASSGYASSDDVGELIDEAEKKIMEISNRRSAGGFVSIRDVLMDVFERVEFLYHNKGGITGIPSGFPDLDKMTSGFQRSDLIIVAARPSVGKTAFALNIAQNVGVRAKETVAIFSLEMGASQLVQRMICAESNVDAGRLRTGHLEGDDWEKMTMGIGSLSEANIYIDDSPSITVSDIRAKCRRLKKEKGLGLVVIDYLQLIHGKGKSGENRQQEVSEISRTLKAIARELEVPIIALSQLSRGVEQRQDKRPMMSDLRESGSIEQDADIVSFLYRDDYYNQDSEKKNIIEIIIAKQRNGPVGTVELVFLKNFNKFVSLDRNHMEMSAAASGA; encoded by the coding sequence ATGAGCGGGGAAATGTTATTTGATCGTGTGCCTCCACAGAATGCGGAAGCGGAGCAGGCCGTCTTGGGGGCTATTCTGCTGGACAGCCAAACGCTTTCAACGGTCATGGAGGTTATTCGTCCCGAGGATTTCTACCGGAGCTCGCATCAGGTCATTTTTGAAGTCATGACGGAACTGGGCGAGGAGAATGAACCGGTCGACTTGATTACGGTGACGGCCCGTCTGAAAGACAAGGACCGGTTGGAGGAGATCGGCGGCGTCAGTTACTTGACGAATCTGGCCAACGCCGTTCCGACATCCGCGAATGTGGAGTACTATGCACAGATCGTCGAGGAAAAATCGCTCCTGAGAAGGTTGATTCGTACGGCCACCCAGATTGCGAGCAGCGGGTATGCAAGCTCTGACGATGTCGGGGAACTGATCGACGAAGCGGAAAAGAAGATCATGGAAATCTCCAACCGGAGATCGGCCGGCGGATTTGTCAGCATACGTGATGTGCTGATGGATGTGTTCGAGAGAGTGGAGTTTCTCTACCACAACAAAGGCGGGATAACGGGGATTCCTTCCGGCTTTCCCGATCTGGATAAGATGACCTCGGGTTTTCAGCGGTCTGATCTCATCATCGTAGCAGCTAGACCCTCCGTCGGAAAAACCGCATTCGCGTTGAACATTGCGCAGAATGTCGGTGTCCGGGCCAAAGAGACGGTGGCCATCTTCAGCTTGGAGATGGGCGCTTCGCAGTTGGTGCAGCGGATGATTTGCGCCGAATCGAATGTGGATGCGGGCCGGCTGCGTACCGGTCACTTGGAGGGCGACGATTGGGAGAAGATGACGATGGGAATAGGCTCATTGTCTGAGGCCAATATTTATATTGACGATTCGCCATCCATTACCGTATCGGACATTCGGGCGAAGTGCCGGAGACTCAAAAAGGAAAAGGGACTGGGGCTTGTGGTGATCGACTACTTGCAGCTGATTCACGGGAAGGGAAAAAGCGGCGAGAATCGTCAGCAGGAGGTATCAGAGATCTCGCGGACCCTCAAGGCGATTGCCAGGGAGCTGGAGGTCCCGATCATTGCGCTGTCCCAGTTAAGCCGCGGGGTGGAGCAGCGCCAGGACAAACGGCCAATGATGTCCGATTTGAGGGAATCCGGTTCGATTGAGCAGGATGCGGATATCGTGTCTTTTCTTTACAGGGACGATTATTATAATCAGGATTCGGAAAAAAAGAATATTATCGAGATCATCATCGCCAAACAGCGGAACGGTCCGGTCGGAACCGTGGAATTGGTCTTTCTGAAAAATTTCAATAAATTCGTCAGTCTGGATCGAAACCATATGGAAATGTCCGCGGCTGCCAGCGGAGCATAG
- the walK gene encoding cell wall metabolism sensor histidine kinase WalK — MKESRFFQSIQIRLIIIYVLLILIAMQLIGVYFVKTLENTFQKTFSQSLNNQVDLLTKFVEPYLELNQEGKSEGKIQEELDGVVKNLNTISKAEIQIIDSNGIMMSTTSIKNRSLVGQKTTQTEVSRALQGIKVDAGTMVDSTGARYRVIAMPIGGGGKVLGAVYMIASMEDLYDRIKDINRILVSGTLIALGLTVLLGVILAHTITNPIKDITKQAKAIAEGDFNRQVNVVSHDEIGQLSLAFNHMTNRLKEALSQNEEEKEKLSSILSNMSDGVIATDDKGKIIVVNARSKQILRKQEQDMIGLDIAEVLEMSMGQIGKYVLGDENNVLIQLMDDHQEVSKQIQVTFTPIHRRGKGITGTIAVLHDVTEQEKMERSRREFVANVSHELRTPLTTIKSYLEALDDGAIEDPTLSRKFVAVARNETERMIRLVTDLLHLSRFDSQQAVLSKEQTNIVDMLEEVADRFSFQLQKKSIDILILTEGEIPSLMLDRDQIDQVLDNLVSNAIKYTPEGGKIEIRTEMPDKEHLLVSISDTGIGIPKKDLERIFDRFYRVDKARSRNMGGTGLGLSIAREIIKAHNGVIDIASEVNRGTTISFILPVQREGSEGK, encoded by the coding sequence ATGAAAGAAAGCCGTTTCTTTCAGTCCATCCAAATTCGGCTCATCATCATCTATGTGCTGCTGATTCTGATCGCGATGCAGTTGATCGGCGTATATTTTGTCAAAACCTTGGAGAACACGTTTCAGAAAACATTCTCTCAATCGCTGAACAATCAGGTCGATCTGCTGACTAAATTCGTGGAACCTTACTTGGAATTGAATCAGGAAGGCAAAAGCGAAGGCAAGATCCAGGAAGAGCTTGACGGGGTCGTCAAAAATTTGAATACGATCAGCAAAGCGGAGATCCAAATCATCGATTCCAACGGAATTATGATGAGCACGACATCAATCAAGAACCGCTCGTTGGTCGGGCAAAAAACAACGCAAACCGAAGTGAGCCGTGCGCTGCAGGGAATCAAGGTCGATGCAGGCACGATGGTGGATTCGACAGGCGCAAGGTACCGGGTGATCGCCATGCCGATCGGCGGCGGGGGCAAGGTGCTTGGCGCGGTCTATATGATTGCGTCGATGGAAGATTTGTACGACCGGATTAAAGATATCAACCGTATTCTCGTATCGGGAACCTTGATCGCTTTGGGCTTGACTGTGCTGTTGGGTGTCATTCTGGCCCATACCATCACCAATCCGATCAAGGATATTACCAAGCAGGCCAAGGCGATTGCAGAGGGCGATTTCAACCGGCAGGTGAATGTGGTCAGCCATGACGAGATCGGGCAGTTGAGCCTCGCCTTCAACCATATGACCAACCGCTTGAAGGAAGCACTCTCGCAGAACGAGGAAGAAAAGGAGAAGCTGTCGTCGATTCTGTCCAATATGAGCGACGGCGTGATCGCGACGGACGACAAGGGGAAGATCATCGTTGTCAATGCGCGGTCGAAGCAAATTCTGCGGAAGCAGGAACAGGACATGATCGGCTTGGATATCGCCGAGGTGCTCGAAATGTCTATGGGCCAGATCGGCAAATACGTGCTTGGCGACGAAAATAACGTATTGATCCAGCTGATGGACGATCATCAAGAGGTATCGAAGCAAATCCAGGTGACGTTCACCCCTATTCACAGGCGCGGAAAAGGAATTACCGGAACGATTGCGGTGCTCCATGACGTCACGGAGCAAGAGAAAATGGAGCGTTCCCGGAGGGAATTCGTGGCGAACGTGTCGCACGAGCTGCGGACCCCGCTGACGACCATTAAAAGTTACTTGGAGGCTCTGGACGACGGAGCGATAGAAGATCCCACCCTGTCCAGAAAATTCGTCGCGGTTGCCCGCAATGAAACGGAGAGAATGATTCGCCTGGTGACGGATCTGCTGCATCTTTCCCGATTTGATTCCCAGCAGGCGGTCCTGTCGAAAGAACAAACGAATATCGTGGACATGCTGGAGGAGGTTGCGGACCGTTTTTCATTCCAGCTGCAGAAGAAATCGATCGACATCCTGATTTTGACGGAAGGGGAAATCCCGTCCCTGATGCTCGATCGGGATCAAATCGATCAAGTGCTGGACAACCTGGTGTCCAATGCCATCAAATACACCCCGGAGGGCGGAAAGATCGAAATCCGCACGGAGATGCCGGATAAAGAGCATTTATTGGTTTCGATATCGGATACCGGCATCGGCATACCGAAGAAGGATCTGGAGCGGATTTTCGACAGATTTTATCGGGTGGACAAGGCCAGATCGAGAAATATGGGAGGAACGGGGCTCGGTTTGTCTATTGCCCGGGAAATTATCAAGGCGCATAACGGAGTCATCGATATTGCTTCAGAGGTCAATCGG
- a CDS encoding adenylosuccinate synthase, translating to MSTVVVVGTQWGDEGKGKITDFLAESSEVVARYQGGNNAGHTILINNNKYKLTLIPSGIFYGDKVCVIGNGVVINPKALIEEIEYIRENGFTTDNLKISDRAHLIMPYHLLLDELEELRKGDDKIGTTRKGIGPCYMDKAARNGIRVADLLDEEEFERKLRSITAEKNKMIKQVYGAAVLNADEILEEYLGYVDKIRPYVTDTSVVLNDAIDQGKRVLFEGAQGVMLDIDHGTYPFVTSSNPIAGGVCIGAGVGPTKINQVIGVAKAYTSRVGDGPFPTELNNEIGDWIREKGHEYGTVTGRPRRVGWFDSVVVRHARRVSGITGLSLNSIDVLSGLETVRICTAYKYRGEVIESYPASLKVLSECEAVYEELPGWNEDISSARTLSDLPENARHYLERISQLTGIPLTIFSVGRNREQTNLVRPIYA from the coding sequence ATGTCAACGGTAGTTGTAGTCGGAACCCAATGGGGAGACGAAGGAAAAGGTAAAATTACCGATTTTTTGGCCGAATCCTCAGAGGTGGTTGCCCGTTATCAGGGAGGTAACAACGCGGGGCACACCATCTTGATCAACAATAACAAATATAAGCTGACGCTGATTCCGTCAGGCATTTTTTATGGAGATAAAGTGTGCGTGATCGGGAACGGAGTGGTCATCAACCCGAAGGCGCTTATCGAAGAAATCGAATATATCCGTGAGAACGGCTTTACCACCGATAATCTGAAAATCAGCGACAGGGCGCACTTGATCATGCCCTATCATTTGCTGCTGGATGAACTGGAAGAGCTTCGCAAAGGCGATGACAAGATCGGTACGACCCGCAAAGGGATCGGCCCCTGCTATATGGATAAAGCCGCGCGAAACGGGATTCGGGTTGCCGACCTGTTGGATGAGGAGGAATTCGAACGCAAATTGCGAAGCATCACCGCCGAAAAAAACAAGATGATCAAACAAGTATACGGCGCGGCTGTCTTGAATGCGGATGAGATTCTGGAAGAGTACCTCGGATATGTGGACAAAATTCGCCCTTACGTCACCGATACCTCGGTGGTGCTGAACGACGCGATCGATCAAGGGAAGCGGGTGCTGTTTGAAGGGGCTCAGGGCGTCATGCTTGACATTGATCACGGGACATATCCGTTCGTGACATCCTCCAACCCGATTGCCGGCGGAGTTTGTATCGGTGCCGGAGTGGGACCGACGAAAATCAACCAGGTCATCGGTGTGGCCAAAGCCTACACATCCAGAGTCGGCGATGGACCGTTTCCGACGGAATTGAACAATGAAATCGGCGATTGGATCCGCGAAAAGGGTCATGAATACGGTACGGTAACGGGCAGACCGAGAAGGGTCGGATGGTTTGACAGCGTTGTGGTCCGCCATGCCCGAAGGGTAAGCGGAATTACGGGCCTGTCCTTGAATTCGATCGATGTTCTGAGCGGACTGGAAACGGTAAGGATTTGCACAGCTTACAAATATCGCGGAGAAGTCATCGAGTCTTATCCGGCCAGCTTGAAGGTGCTGTCCGAATGTGAAGCGGTCTACGAGGAGCTCCCCGGTTGGAATGAAGACATCAGCTCGGCGAGGACGTTAAGCGACCTGCCGGAGAATGCGCGGCATTATCTGGAACGCATCTCGCAATTGACCGGTATACCGCTGACGATTTTCTCGGTGGGACGCAACCGGGAACAAACCAATTTGGTCCGGCCGATTTATGCTTAA
- the rplI gene encoding 50S ribosomal protein L9, producing MKVIFLKDVKGQGKKGEVKNVSEGYANNFLIPRGLASPASDSNVKQLEQQKKAELKKHELEKQQFQELAGKLGNTTIQLKAKSGEGGRLFGSITSKQIADELEKLKLKIDKRKIQLDEPIRALGTTVVSIRLHPEVKAELKVQIVEE from the coding sequence ATGAAGGTTATATTTCTAAAGGATGTCAAAGGCCAAGGCAAAAAAGGCGAAGTCAAAAATGTGTCCGAAGGCTACGCCAACAATTTCCTCATTCCGCGGGGCTTGGCAAGTCCGGCCTCGGACAGCAACGTGAAGCAGCTGGAACAGCAGAAAAAAGCAGAGCTGAAAAAGCACGAATTGGAGAAGCAGCAGTTTCAGGAGCTGGCAGGAAAACTGGGGAATACGACGATTCAGCTTAAGGCCAAATCCGGCGAGGGCGGAAGGCTGTTTGGCTCGATCACGAGCAAACAGATTGCCGATGAACTGGAAAAATTAAAACTCAAAATCGATAAAAGAAAAATCCAACTGGACGAGCCGATTCGTGCCTTGGGCACAACGGTGGTGTCCATCAGGCTGCACCCAGAAGTAAAGGCGGAGCTTAAAGTGCAGATCGTTGAAGAATAA
- a CDS encoding response regulator — protein MIVDDAPFMRSMLREIVEESGHEVAAEAATGEEAVRLYREHLPDLVTMDITMPEMDGIHALRNILRLNSKAKVIMCSAMGQQKLMVEAISAGAKDFIMKPFQKDMVKEAIQHVLSKY, from the coding sequence ATGATCGTTGACGATGCTCCTTTTATGCGTTCGATGCTACGGGAAATTGTTGAAGAATCCGGACATGAGGTTGCTGCAGAAGCGGCTACAGGGGAAGAAGCCGTGAGATTATATCGAGAGCATTTGCCTGATTTGGTAACCATGGATATCACGATGCCGGAAATGGATGGTATCCATGCGCTGCGAAACATTCTCAGGTTGAATTCTAAAGCCAAAGTCATTATGTGTTCAGCGATGGGACAGCAGAAATTGATGGTTGAAGCGATTTCAGCGGGAGCCAAAGATTTTATCATGAAGCCTTTTCAAAAAGACATGGTGAAAGAAGCCATCCAGCATGTATTAAGTAAATATTGA
- a CDS encoding DUF2232 domain-containing protein codes for MPNIRKQALIWVSVYLFLLISLLTPLGILTISMMTIPVIVLFMIMRIKSFIIYQLIMHTVLLIFTVAWPPGIFMTLISLYFVIGASAMGYFYKKKSSAASVIAIGTVVFLGELLLVLVISAGLGLNLIEQYSALIKQSLESTQPLWNVSNSATEMEQMAATMAQMVPMFMIIFALFYAWITHAIGRKLLSRTEMAIPALKPFKDWMIPKSWGWFYVAALLLEVLLPMDPSSVLTVILLNLLPLLMLAFSIQGLSFLYYVSDAKGWGHVLPAVGVVLFVFLSYFLSFLGIIDTSFNLRGRIKKH; via the coding sequence TTGCCGAACATCCGTAAACAGGCGCTGATCTGGGTTTCCGTTTATTTGTTTTTGCTGATATCGTTATTGACACCGCTGGGCATTCTTACGATCAGCATGATGACGATTCCCGTGATTGTACTGTTTATGATCATGAGAATCAAGAGCTTCATTATCTACCAATTGATTATGCACACCGTCCTTCTCATCTTCACCGTTGCGTGGCCTCCGGGAATCTTTATGACTCTGATTTCCCTTTATTTTGTAATAGGGGCCTCGGCAATGGGTTATTTTTACAAAAAAAAATCATCGGCGGCTTCCGTGATTGCCATTGGAACCGTGGTTTTTCTGGGGGAATTGCTGTTGGTTCTGGTGATTTCCGCCGGATTGGGGTTGAATCTGATTGAACAATACAGCGCTTTGATCAAGCAAAGCCTGGAGTCGACCCAACCCTTGTGGAACGTTTCAAATTCCGCCACGGAAATGGAACAAATGGCAGCAACAATGGCGCAGATGGTTCCCATGTTCATGATCATCTTTGCGTTGTTTTATGCATGGATTACACACGCGATCGGCAGGAAACTGCTGTCCAGAACAGAAATGGCAATACCCGCGCTGAAGCCTTTCAAAGATTGGATGATCCCCAAATCATGGGGGTGGTTTTATGTTGCGGCTCTTTTGCTGGAGGTTCTTCTACCCATGGACCCGTCATCGGTGCTGACGGTCATACTGCTTAATTTGCTGCCGCTGTTAATGCTGGCATTTTCGATTCAGGGGCTGTCTTTTCTTTACTATGTATCTGATGCCAAGGGATGGGGCCACGTGTTGCCGGCTGTCGGAGTCGTCCTGTTTGTATTTCTGTCCTATTTTCTCAGTTTCCTGGGAATAATCGATACATCATTCAACCTTCGGGGACGGATCAAAAAACATTAA
- a CDS encoding DHH family phosphoesterase: MPKFLINRWHGMHVLWGLILLLILNMILLIYQWEIGAAGLLLTGVLVYYAFIAEKAFRKDLNNYIATLSHRVKRAGYEVISGLPIGMVLYNDEKMIEWHNPYISKIKEKESIIGQQLYEMFPVLKNKKEKEETVEAVLGNRAFHISIKPDERMLFITDITDYKRLSQKYQEEKSAIGIIMLDNLEEATQGMDDQTRSILLAKVAGEITEWANKYHLYLRRFASDKFLILMNHKALISLEQSRFEILDDVRDLTMEYKLPLTLSIGIGAGAESLVELGQLAQSSLDIALGRGGDQVAVRLDQRLSFYGGRSNAVEKRTRVRARVISHALRDLIRESDKVIIVGHRMPDMDAIGAAVGILKAAQMNGREGYIVLEGVNPSIHKLMQEIRENENLSKWFITPEQALLIISQRSLVVVVDTHKASMVPEPKLLQLTQRIVVVDHHRRSEEFIGDAVLVYMEPYASSTCELVTELLQYIHERLTLDVMEATVLLAGIIVDTKSFSMRTGARTFEAASFLRRNGADTTLIQKILQEDLEEYLKKTEIIRNSKLLYNHLVIAVADKGKKYSQVLIAQVADTLLNMTNVMASFVISERNDGLIGISARSLGQINVQVIMERLNGGGHLTNAATQLECTLEEAEAKLNKVLKEIQEEEGFFE; this comes from the coding sequence ATGCCGAAGTTTCTTATCAATCGCTGGCATGGCATGCATGTGTTGTGGGGCTTGATACTTCTATTGATCCTGAATATGATTCTGTTGATCTATCAATGGGAAATCGGCGCAGCAGGGCTGCTGCTGACCGGAGTCTTGGTGTATTATGCATTCATTGCCGAAAAGGCGTTTCGTAAGGATCTGAACAATTATATCGCTACGTTATCGCACAGGGTGAAGCGGGCGGGGTATGAAGTGATCAGCGGACTGCCGATCGGAATGGTGCTGTACAATGATGAAAAAATGATCGAATGGCATAATCCGTATATCTCGAAAATCAAGGAGAAAGAGTCGATCATCGGACAGCAGCTGTACGAGATGTTCCCTGTTCTTAAGAATAAAAAGGAAAAAGAAGAAACAGTCGAAGCCGTCCTCGGGAATCGCGCTTTTCACATCTCGATCAAGCCGGACGAACGGATGCTGTTTATTACCGACATAACGGATTACAAACGGCTCAGCCAAAAATATCAGGAAGAAAAGTCGGCAATCGGGATTATCATGCTGGATAACCTTGAGGAAGCGACGCAGGGGATGGATGACCAAACGAGGAGCATTCTGTTGGCCAAGGTCGCCGGAGAAATCACCGAATGGGCGAACAAGTATCATCTTTACTTAAGAAGGTTTGCATCCGACAAGTTTTTGATTTTGATGAATCACAAGGCTCTGATTTCATTGGAGCAGTCCCGGTTTGAAATTCTTGATGACGTCAGGGATTTGACGATGGAATACAAGCTCCCGTTAACATTGAGCATAGGAATCGGAGCGGGAGCTGAAAGCTTGGTCGAGCTCGGTCAGCTAGCCCAATCCAGCTTGGATATCGCGCTCGGCCGCGGCGGCGACCAAGTGGCAGTCCGGCTGGACCAAAGGCTGTCATTTTACGGTGGAAGATCGAATGCCGTGGAGAAAAGAACGAGGGTGCGCGCAAGGGTGATCTCCCATGCGCTTCGCGATTTAATCAGAGAAAGCGATAAGGTCATTATTGTCGGACATCGGATGCCGGATATGGATGCTATAGGAGCGGCAGTAGGGATCTTGAAAGCGGCCCAGATGAACGGCAGGGAAGGGTATATTGTCCTTGAAGGCGTCAATCCGTCGATTCATAAGCTGATGCAGGAAATCCGCGAGAACGAAAATTTGTCCAAATGGTTCATTACGCCCGAACAGGCCCTTCTGATCATCTCCCAGCGGTCTTTGGTCGTGGTGGTGGATACGCATAAAGCGTCGATGGTGCCGGAGCCGAAGCTGCTGCAGCTGACCCAGCGCATCGTGGTGGTGGATCATCACCGGAGAAGCGAAGAGTTCATCGGCGACGCGGTATTGGTCTACATGGAGCCCTATGCGTCGTCGACTTGTGAATTGGTTACGGAACTCCTGCAGTATATTCACGAGCGGTTGACCCTGGATGTCATGGAAGCGACCGTATTATTGGCGGGAATTATTGTGGATACGAAGAGCTTTTCCATGCGGACCGGAGCGAGAACGTTTGAGGCGGCCTCGTTTCTGCGCCGGAACGGAGCGGATACGACGCTGATCCAGAAAATCCTGCAGGAGGATCTGGAGGAATATTTGAAGAAAACGGAAATTATCCGAAACTCAAAGCTGTTGTATAATCATCTTGTCATTGCGGTGGCGGATAAAGGCAAAAAATATTCCCAGGTGCTGATCGCCCAAGTGGCCGACACGCTGTTGAATATGACGAATGTCATGGCTTCGTTTGTGATCAGCGAACGCAATGACGGATTGATCGGCATCAGCGCCCGGTCGCTCGGGCAAATCAACGTGCAGGTCATCATGGAACGGTTGAATGGGGGCGGTCATTTAACCAATGCCGCCACGCAGCTGGAATGCACTTTGGAGGAAGCCGAAGCCAAGCTGAACAAAGTGCTTAAGGAAATTCAGGAAGAAGAGGGGTTTTTCGAATGA
- the yycF gene encoding response regulator YycF — translation MLGKILVVDDEQPIADILKFNLEKEGYQVICAFDGETAVELAFNEEPDLILLDLMLPVKDGMDVCREVRARLNTPIIMLTAKDSEIDKVLGLEMGADDYVTKPFSTREILARVKAHLRRQNKTFPPVQQEIQPQGIRILNLLIDSDMYVVYKSGIPLDLTHREFELIYYLAKNCGKVMTREHLLQAVWGFEYLGDMRTVDVTIRRLREKIEDDPSKPEYIITRRGLGYLMRNPKSGGL, via the coding sequence ATGCTGGGAAAAATTCTTGTCGTTGACGATGAGCAGCCGATTGCCGATATTTTGAAGTTCAACCTGGAAAAAGAGGGATACCAGGTGATATGCGCGTTTGATGGAGAAACGGCGGTTGAGCTTGCATTCAACGAGGAACCCGACCTTATCCTGCTCGACCTGATGCTTCCGGTTAAAGACGGCATGGATGTATGCCGTGAAGTGCGGGCCAGGCTGAATACGCCGATCATCATGCTCACCGCGAAAGACTCTGAAATCGACAAAGTGCTGGGACTGGAGATGGGAGCGGATGATTATGTCACCAAGCCGTTTAGCACCCGTGAAATATTGGCCAGAGTGAAGGCGCATTTGCGTAGACAAAACAAGACGTTTCCCCCCGTGCAGCAAGAAATTCAGCCGCAGGGAATCCGAATTCTCAATCTGCTGATCGACAGCGATATGTATGTGGTGTACAAGAGCGGCATTCCGTTGGATTTGACCCATCGCGAATTTGAATTGATTTATTATCTGGCTAAGAACTGCGGCAAAGTCATGACCCGGGAGCACCTTTTGCAGGCGGTTTGGGGGTTCGAGTATTTAGGCGATATGCGTACCGTCGACGTGACGATCCGCCGCCTTCGGGAGAAAATCGAGGATGATCCGAGCAAGCCGGAATATATTATCACCCGCAGAGGATTGGGATATTTGATGAGGAATCCGAAATCGGGAGGATTGTAA
- a CDS encoding MazG-like family protein, with amino-acid sequence MNTEHDVDLAKRAKVIEWLKTEVIDQVSRLFKGIWEGRSSRIADSLASLIVSCYILGRRLGIPYHTLDESIVQKLKKHREEGHQLEDWYQDISILEEHVRKR; translated from the coding sequence GTGAATACCGAACATGATGTAGACCTTGCCAAGCGAGCCAAAGTGATTGAATGGTTGAAAACGGAAGTCATCGATCAAGTTTCCCGGTTGTTCAAGGGGATTTGGGAGGGAAGGAGCTCCCGAATCGCGGACAGTTTGGCCAGTCTTATCGTCAGCTGCTACATACTGGGCCGAAGGCTCGGGATACCCTATCATACGTTGGATGAATCGATTGTCCAAAAATTAAAAAAACACCGTGAGGAAGGACATCAGCTCGAGGATTGGTATCAGGATATTTCGATCCTTGAAGAACATGTCCGCAAGAGGTGA
- a CDS encoding peptidoglycan DD-metalloendopeptidase family protein: MGSFKEKDWIKNLKRRKNGGEGTTSSENTQNLLLLNKISSFLNTYKLHMLKGSMAFGILTAVTVSGNQYVKNNTQEIYHVYVGDQEIGVVSDIKHVEQFIVDKYEKAQQSHPDLRIELASAPINYQSEKIFKPKTNESDVMNKLDGLLAVKVIGTELRVDGKVVAVVKDDQTAKEILQKIKNKYAANKDSKKVGILSASNNAVESKKLQSVEFTQDVQVVDTAIDPKDIIEPDALMKKLETGGVKPVTYVVQEGDCVSCIAAKFHIDKQVIYDRNPWIVDDMIRAGDKLDLTVLQPTLSVRTVEKFVENQEIQYDTDYQEDDSLIAGRTRIIRPGKNGMKKVTYELTRINGQVIKEEMTGEEVVQEPVTALAARGTKVVLGQGSGRFAWPVVGAKLTSSFGMRWGRMHEGVDLASANRSILAADTGIVVFTGVKHGYGNVIVVDHKNGYQTLYAHLSQILVNNGEIVEKGEKIGIMGSTGDSTGVHLHFEVRVDNDPQNPLKYLR; this comes from the coding sequence ATGGGGAGTTTCAAGGAGAAAGATTGGATCAAAAATTTGAAGAGGCGTAAGAATGGGGGCGAAGGGACTACTTCATCCGAAAACACCCAAAACCTGCTTTTGCTTAACAAGATATCGTCTTTTTTGAATACATACAAGCTGCACATGCTGAAAGGCTCGATGGCGTTTGGGATTTTGACGGCTGTTACCGTCAGCGGCAATCAATACGTAAAAAACAATACCCAAGAGATCTATCACGTATACGTCGGCGATCAGGAAATTGGCGTCGTCAGCGATATCAAGCATGTAGAGCAATTTATCGTAGACAAATATGAGAAGGCTCAGCAGAGCCATCCCGATTTACGCATAGAGCTTGCTTCGGCGCCGATCAACTACCAAAGCGAAAAGATATTCAAACCGAAGACGAATGAGTCGGATGTCATGAACAAATTGGACGGACTTCTGGCGGTTAAAGTCATCGGAACTGAATTGAGGGTTGACGGGAAAGTCGTCGCAGTGGTGAAGGATGATCAAACCGCCAAGGAAATTCTTCAAAAAATCAAGAACAAATATGCGGCAAACAAGGATTCGAAAAAGGTGGGGATTCTTTCCGCATCGAACAATGCCGTTGAATCCAAAAAGCTTCAATCGGTTGAGTTCACACAGGATGTGCAAGTCGTTGATACGGCAATTGATCCGAAGGATATCATCGAGCCGGACGCGCTGATGAAAAAGCTGGAGACGGGCGGTGTTAAGCCGGTGACCTATGTTGTACAAGAGGGGGATTGCGTCTCTTGCATCGCCGCAAAGTTCCATATCGACAAGCAGGTCATTTACGACCGGAATCCATGGATTGTCGATGACATGATTCGGGCCGGTGATAAGCTGGACCTTACCGTATTGCAGCCGACATTAAGCGTGCGGACTGTAGAAAAATTCGTAGAAAATCAAGAAATTCAGTATGATACGGATTACCAGGAAGATGATTCATTAATTGCCGGCCGAACGCGGATCATTCGCCCGGGTAAGAACGGAATGAAAAAAGTCACCTATGAGCTGACGAGAATCAACGGACAGGTCATCAAAGAAGAAATGACCGGTGAAGAAGTTGTCCAAGAGCCGGTCACCGCGCTTGCCGCGCGAGGCACGAAGGTTGTGCTCGGCCAAGGCTCGGGACGGTTTGCCTGGCCGGTTGTCGGCGCCAAGCTGACCAGTTCATTCGGTATGCGATGGGGAAGAATGCATGAGGGAGTCGATTTAGCCTCGGCAAATCGTTCCATTCTTGCAGCAGATACGGGAATAGTAGTTTTTACCGGTGTGAAGCACGGGTACGGGAATGTCATCGTGGTGGATCATAAGAACGGCTATCAAACGCTGTATGCCCATTTAAGCCAGATTCTCGTCAACAACGGCGAGATCGTCGAGAAAGGCGAAAAAATCGGCATCATGGGCAGCACCGGTGATTCAACGGGCGTTCATCTCCACTTTGAAGTGCGTGTGGATAATGACCCGCAGAATCCTTTGAAATATTTAAGATAA